A region of Liolophura sinensis isolate JHLJ2023 chromosome 8, CUHK_Ljap_v2, whole genome shotgun sequence DNA encodes the following proteins:
- the LOC135473735 gene encoding aldehyde dehydrogenase 1A1-like: protein MSKPPAPIVNPEVKYSQIFINNEFVNSESGKTFPTINPCTGEKICDVQEGDKADVELAVAAAQEAFKIGSMWRTLDASRRGKLLHKLADLIDRDRVYIASLETLDNGKPYQSAYGDIYFSSEVLRYYAGWADKTTGKTIPVDGNFFCYTRHEPVGVCGQIIPWNYPMVMLAWKIGPALATGNVVIVKPAEQTPLTALYAAALIKEAGFPPGVVNIVPGYGPTAGAAISSHAGINKVAFTGSTEVGQIIMQAAGATNLKRVTLELGGKSPCVIFADADLDNAVEQAHEACMTNMGQCCVAGTRTFVHEDIYDDFVKKSAERANKRTVGDPYDSKNEAGPQIDEEQFNKILNLIESGKEQGACLQAGGGRLGDKGYFIKPTVFSDVTDEMRIAKEEIFGPVQQIFKFKDFSEVIQRANSSTYGLGAAIFTNDINKALMFVQSVQAGTVWVNTYNNVFAQSPFGGFKMSGLGRELGEYCLTNYTEVKNVVIKIPQKNS, encoded by the exons atttttatCAACAATGAATTTGTGAACTCTGAGAGTGGGAAAACTTTCCCAACAATCAACCCTTGCACCGGGGAGAAAATTTGTGATGTCCAGGAAGGAGACAAG GCTGACGTGGAACTGGCTGTGGCCGCTGCCCAGGAAGCGTTCAAGATCGGGTCAATGTGGCGCACCTTGGATGCGAGTCGCAGGGGCAAGCTCTTACACAAACTTGCAGATCTGATTGACCGGGACAGGGTGTACATTGCA AGTTTGGAGACATTGgacaatggtaaaccataccaAAGTGCATATGGCGACATTTACTTCTCAAGTGAAGTCCTACGTTACTACGCTGGCTGGGCTGATAAAACCACAGGGAAAACCATTCCAGTTG ATGGGAATTTTTTCTGCTACACCCGTCATGAACCTGTAGGAGTTTGTGGCCAAATTATTCCT tGGAACTATCCCATGGTGATGTTAGCCTGGAAGATAGGCCCTGCCCTGGCCACAGGAAATGTTGTGATTGTCAAGCCTGCTGAACAGACCCCTCTGACGGCCCTCTATGCGGCAGCTCTCATCAAAGAG GCAGGTTTCCCTCCAGGTGTTGTGAATATTGTACCTGGTTATGGCCCTACCGCAGGTGCTGCGATCTCCTCACACGCAGGTATCAACAAGGTGGCATTCACAGGCTCTACTGAG GTTGGTCAGATTATCATGCAGGCTGCTGGAGCAACCAATTTGAAACGTGTCACTCTAGAACTGGGCGGCAAGAGTCCTTGCGTCATTTTTGCTGATGCTGACT TGGACAATGCAGTGGAGCAGGCTCATGAGGCATGCATGACAAACATGGGTCAGTGCTGTGTAGCTGGCACCAGGACATTCGTACATGAAGACATTTATGATGATTTCGTTAAGAAGAGTGCTGAGAGGGCCAATAAAAGGACAGTTGGAGATCCGTATGACTCTAAGAATGAGGCTGGTCCACAG aTTGATGAAGAGCAGTTTAACAAAATCCTGAATCTAATTGAGAGTGGTAAAGAGCAGGGAGCGTGCCTTCAGGCGGGTGGAGGACGTCTCGGGGACAAGGGCTACTTCATCAAACCCACCGTCTTCTCTGATGTCACAGACGAAATGAGGATTGCCAAAGAAGAG ATTTTTGGCCCAGTGCAGCAGATTTTCAAGTTCAAGGACTTCAGTGAGGTGATCCAGAGAGCTAACAGTTCTACCTATGGTCTGGGAGCTGCCATTTTCACTAATGACATCAACAAAGCTTTGATGTTTGTCCAGAGTGTGCAGGCAGGAACAGTCTG GGTGAATACTTACAACAACGTTTTCGCTCAATCTCCGTTTGGTGGCTTCAAGATGTCCGGACTTGGCAGAGAGCT GGGAGAATACTGCCTGACCAACTACACAGAGGTGAAAAAT GTTGTGATTAAAATTCCACAGAAGAACTCCTAA